The DNA sequence AACGAGGATTGTCAATCGGTCGCGAGTTCGGCGTTTTAGGCATCGACAACTTGCAAATGAGCGAGTATATGTACCCACCACTTACGAGCATTGCCCCGCCAAAACGGGAGATTGCCGAAGCAGTGCTTCGCCTGTTAATCGAGCAAATGACCGACAAGGCATACGTCGCCCAGCAGATCGTGATCACACCTTATCTCGTTGAACGACAGTCACTTTAGTTGAGCCAGTCACTCTAGTTTAACGTCAGTGACTGTCGTTGGGCGCCAGTCGCTGCAGTCAAACGATAGTCGCTGTAATTGAACCCGTCACCACTTCGAACGCTACGCTGTAAAGGTTACAAATTTGCTATCGTTGGCGGAAGGGCGTTAAAGGCATCAAGCAGGGATGAAACAGTCATGTAGAAAGCATGAAGAAGGCATAAGAAGGCATAAGAAGGCATAAGATGAACCGTTTGTCACACCATAATAAGGTAATCTATATATTGCACATTTAGGAGGAAAACAGATGGAGTTTCTAAAAGTTAGCCCGGAAGTACAACGCGCCCTAGACGAAGGTCAACCAGTCGTCGCTCTTGAGTCGACGATTATTTCCCACGGCTTTCCGTATCCGGAAAACGTCAAAATGGCGAAAGAAGTCGAGGGGGTCATTCGTGAAAATGGCGCTGTACCGGCGACGATCGCTATTTTAGACGGTAAAATTTGCGTCGGACTATCGGAGGACGAAATTAATGTACTCGCGACGTCGCCCGATGCGTTCAAAGCGAGCTACCGCGATTTGCCACGCGTGTTAGCGGGTAAAATGATCGGTGCAACGACTGTCGCTACGACGGCCTACGCCGCGCATTTAGCAGGTATTCGCTTCTTTGCGACCGGCGGACTCGGCGGCGTACACCGCGGCGTCAACGAAACATTCGACATCTCTGCTGATTTGCCAACGTTGACAAAAACGAAGGTATGTGTCGTTAGTGCTGGCGTGAAGTCCATCTTAGACGTTCCGAAAACGGTAGAGTACTTAGAAACGCTCGGCGTGCCCGTTTACGGTTATGAAACGGATCGCTACCCCGCGTTTTACACGCGCGATGCCGGCATTCCCGTCGAAAAAATTGCGAAAGACGAACTCGTGCAGTTACTGAAGACGCAAGACCAGCTAGATTTAGACTACGCGGTTTCTCTCGCTGTCCCGATTCCCGAGGAAGATGCACTCGATCCGGATTTCATCGAAAAAACGATCGCGGATGCGATTCGCGAGGCGGAACAAAAAGGTATAAGCGGCAAAGCAGCGACCCCCTTCCTACTCGCAACGATTAAGGAGAAGAGCGGCGGCAAAAGTGTGGACGCCAACATTGCGCTCGTGAAAAACAACGCAAAAGTAGCGGCGCAGCTCGCCGTCAGCTACCACCAGTCATGATTACAGTCGTTGGCGATTTAGTCGTTGACTTTTTGGTTAGTAAAGGCGCCACGAATTTTGCTACAGATACGGACGGGCGCATTCAGCTCCGTCCGGGCGGTCAGGCGAACAACGTCGCGCGCTTCGTCGCGTCCGAAGGGGCGCCGTGTCGTCTCATTGGAAAAGTAGGGAGTGACCCGCTCGGCACGTATCTCATTGACGAGGCAAGCAAACACGGAGTCGACTGTGAGGTCGCCAAAGATGCGGAAGTGGAGACAGGGAAAATTGTCATCTTGGTCGACGAGCAGACGGGTGAGCGGTCGATGATTACTGATCGCGGTGCGAACACGCGTTTAACGCCGGATGACCTCGTCGGTATTGAAAACAGCGACATCTTGTACATGTCCGGCTATGCGTTCTTTGAAGACAAGCCGCGCGAGGCGATGCGAGCGGCAAAAGAAGTCGCTCGCGAAGCGGGCATACCGGTCGCCCTCGACCCGAGCTCCACCTACTTTCTGCAACGACATAAAGAGGCATTTCTACAATTTTTGGACGGCGTCACGTTTTTGTTTCCGAGTTACGAGGAAGGGGTACTGTTGACGGGAGAGAAAGAGCCGCAAAAAATTGTCGCGGCACTAAGGAAATTCGTGCCGATGCCGGTTTTAACGTGCGGGGAGGAAGGGTGTTGGTTTTACCGCGATGGCTCTTATGTTGCGTTGCCCCCGCCCAAAGTGTCAGCCGTTGACACGACGGGTGCTGGAGATTCATTCGCTGGAAGTTTTCTCGCCACATATTGGCGTACGCGCGATGTGACGCAAGCCGCCAAACGCGCGGTAGAAGTTGCGGCACAGACGGTAACGTACGTCGGGGCGTTCAAGGATTGACCGAAACGATCCACCGTAAGGATTCACCGTGTGAAACGCGCGAGTTTTTGCTTCGGAGTTCGGTAGTGGAGACATTTTGTGACGTAGCGATACGTTTTTCGGTTCAGGCACTGGGGAATCCGTAAAGCTTCACTCTGGTAGCTGTTTTGAGACTATTGACGGTCAAACAGATGCTCGGGGTGGAGCCTTTTTTTATAATAGGAAGGGATTTATCAAAAATGACTGTTGTCCCAGCATCGCCCATGTTGGTATCGTCGTCTGGATACGATACAATAAAAGCGACACGAACGCGGCCTTACCATGCGGCCTTACCAAGTGGTTAGGGGGGGACACAGCTTGAAATTTTTCATTTCATATATGGTTTCTCTCTTGTTTTCAATGGTCGCACTTGTGTTGCCGTTTGTACACAAGATGATGTCTGACGGTTTTTTCTACTTTACCGTTATGTTGTCTATTGCGTTGTTCTTATTGGTTCCGCTATCATTTCTCGGGTGTGTGATAGCGGAACTCGTTTTTACCTTGAAAAAAGAGGACTTTACAAGTTTAAAATCCGGGACGCCAACGTATGTGTCGCTTGGGCTAGCTTTCGGTTTGCTAGTGGAATTAATTTTTTCCCAGCAATCGTATGTAGGTGAAAATATGTTTCTAGCGTTTGTTTATTTCGGTTTCGTATCGATCGTCGGATTGCTAGCGTTTTATTACACCCGCTATACGTTAGAAAAGAAACAGTCTAGCCTACCTCGTCAGTGAAGGGAGCGGGGAAGAAAGAGGGAAGGGGAAGTAACTATGCGACTGGTTCGTTTCACGACTGTTACTGTTACATAAATGAGATTGTTACATAATCCAACTAAAGGAGGGATGTGGTTTGCGATTTATATTGTCCTACTTGGCTTCGTTATTGTCAGCCGTTCTTACGCTTGTGATACCGGCTCTCGGAAATAGGAGTTTTGGTGAGTTGCTGGAAGGGTTATCCATCTACTTGACTTTTTTAATCCCGCTATCGTTCGTCGGGTGTATCTTTGGAGAAGCGCTGTTTGCGTGGAAAAGGGAGCAGGTGATGCGGATCACGAGTGGAGTCGTGTGGTACGTTTTTCTCGCTGTAGCGTATAGCTTTTTGTTCGTATTAGTTTTTTCAAGTTCAGGCGATTCCTTCGGGAATTTTTTATCGTCCGTAATGGCCTTTAGTATTTTGACGACGATTGGGGCGTTAGCGTTTTATTTTACTCGCTTGGTGTTTGAATGGGAATATGCACGACGCTAGTGATGTAAGAGTTAAGGGGCTAGACGCCCCTATTACGCGCGAGGATCATGGGACACTATGTGATTACCTTAAGGATGAGATCAATTAGAGGGTATTACATCGATAAAAAAGTGCTTCAGGTAAACAAAGGACAATAAGGGGGCGTATGAACGCCTTATTGAATCAGGATGCGCTTGCCAAAATCTAGGTGATTGACGATTTCGGTAGCTGCTTTTTCCCCTTCTCCGTTTAAGATATTTTCTACAATCCGCTGGTGATCTTCATAAGAGACGACGATACGCTCAGCATCTTTTCGCAAGACTTTAATCGCAATTTGATACAAACGGTCCTGAATTTGTTCAATGATGTTGATAATTTCTTTGTTATCGTACAGACGGACCAGCGTGAGATGAAATTCATAATCTTTGGCGACAAATCCTGTATAATCTCCAGTCTCCATATATTTTTTTTGCTCTGCAAGGTTTTGTCTGAGCAAGTAAATACCTTTTTCCGGTAATTGGGAAACTGCTAATTTTTTACCGACATACGATTCCAGTGCCATACGTAAATCATAAATGTCTACCGCTTTTTTGATAGATAGTTCTTCAACGACAATGCCTTGCTTTGGGGATTGTTTGACAAACCCCTCCGCTTCAAGGCGTTCTAGAGCAGAGCGGATTGGGGTTCTGCTCATATTCAGCCGTTCGACTAACGAACGTTCGGTTAAAAACTCCCCTGGTTCCAAGCTGCCTTTTAGGATTAAATTCCTTAATTCAATATAAGCTTTTTCCTTTAATGTCGGTTTGCTCAAATTATTTACTCCTTTACAGTCATCCATTCTCCCGGTCGATCGCAATTATTGGTTCCAGTGAAAAGAAAGTCATTCATTTGTAAAGTGCTGATCAATGATGAGGAGGCACGCTCATCTTAATAGTAGAAAATGGGAAGGATGTTCCAAATTAGATGCAAGGTGATGTAGCGATATTTCGCAAGGGACAACGATTTAAACAACCGTTGCCCCGACACCGAGCATCCGCAGCAGCTTCTCCCGCTCCACATACAACACTTGCGCCTCTTCCACACTCACCGCGCGGAACGTCACCGAACGGCCGGGCGGTCGTTGTGCTAAGAGCGGTAAATCGACGGATACGACGGTCGCGATGCGCGCGTAACCGCCAGTCGTCTGCCGGTCAGCCATTAGCACAATCGGTTCTCCGTTAGCCGGAACTTGAATCGTACCGAGTGCTACCGCGTCGGAGATGATGTCGGCGCCGGTTCGGTGGATCAGGCGCGGTCCTGTCAGTCGGTAGCCCATTCGATCGATATGCGGCGATACGGTGTACAGCTGTGTGAGAAACGTTTGTATGCTATCCGTAGTAAAATGGTCGTCGTCGGGACCGAGCACGACGCGAATAGCCCGATCTGCGTTGTAGTCGGGGATGTACGAAGGATGTAATGACCGGCTCGAGCGGCTGGGTGTCTTTTCTTTAACGCTGCGCCTGCCACGTCTACCACCATCAAGGGCGTGATTTGTGTCGTCCGTATGACCGACACCCGGTTCGTTAACAGCAACTCCACCGAATAGTACATCCCCCGTCTGCAACTTTCGCCCCTTCCATCCACCAAACTGCCCTTTGACATACGTCGCTTTACTGCCCATGACGACCGGCACGTCGATCCCGCCGCGTACGGTGACGTAGGCATATACGCCGCTTTTTGCTTGACCAAAGCTGAGCACTTGCCCCGCCTTGGCGCGAAACGACTGCCACAGCGGGAGTGGCACGCCGTCGAGTGCGGGCGACAAGTTGGCCCCGCATACTGCGAGTGTACAATCGCGAAGTAGGCGAAAATGTGGTCCGAGTAGGGCAATTTCCAACGCTGCTTCCTGGCGGTGATTGCCGACGAGTATGTTGCCGACCTGTAAGGCAAAGGGATCGATCGCCCCTGAAACAGCGACCCCGTATGGTTGGTAACCGTAACGGCCGACGTCTTGCACCGTAGTAAGGAGGCCGGGTTTTAGCACCTCTAGCAGCGGAGCGGGTGAGGTGTGCGCCGGTCGGGTTGTCTGGCCGCGGTGTCGTCTTTTACCGCTGTGAGCCGCTTGGCAGTTGTGTATGTGTACAGACCGATGTTTATGCGAGTAAGTAGCTTGACAGTTACGCGTGTGAACCGCTCGTTCTCGTTCGTTGCGGTTCATGCTACCCGTCAGCGGCGCGTTTATGTGATGTGCCATCTTACCGCCCCACCCGCTTAACCGCGATGTCGTGCGCCGCTAACGCGTGACGGAGCTTTTTGACAAACTGTACGGCGGACGGGTGATCGCCGTGCACACAAACCGTATCTGCTTGGATCGGAATAATTGTACCGTCGACGGCGTGTACCGTCCCTTCCTTCACTATGCGGACGACTTGCTGGAGGGCCGTGTCTGCGTCGCGAATGAGCGCGTGCGGATGTGTACGCGGAGTGAGTGTGCCGTCAGGCAGATACGTGCGGTCGGCGAACACCTCTTCGGCGACGGTGAGCCCGACGTCTGTTCCCGCTTTGGCTAAAGCGCTGCCGGATAAGGCGAATAAGATCAGTTCCCGATTGAAGTCGTAAACGGCTTGGGCAATCGCTGCGGCTATTTCGGTGTCTGTCGCAGCCGTGTGATAAAGGGCGCCGTGCGGTTTCACGTGATGGAGGGGCGTTTGCTGTACTGTGGCAAACGCTTGTAGTGCCCCGACCTGATAAAGGACGGAGTTGTAGACGTCGCCTGCGGCAATTTGCATCGGGCGGCGTCCAAAACCGATGAGATCTGGCAGTCCTGGATGCGCTCCCAACCCGACGCCTTGTGCGATTGCCAACGCCACCGTGCGGCGCATGACGTTGTGGTCGCCCGCGTGGTAGCCACAGGCGATGTTTGCCGACGTGACAAACGGTAACACTTTCTCGTCTCGCCCGATTTTGTAAGCGCCGAAGCTCTCTCCGACATCACTGTTTAAATCGACACTGTACGCCATTCGACCGACCCCCATCCCGTTTTTTTTTCAGCTCTTACCCCTATTTTTTCCGTGCGTCTTATCCCCGTGTGCTCATCCCCCGCGTGAGTGGTGCCACGCTTCGATGCGCGGTCTGTACGAACCTTCGCTTACGGCGTGTGCAATGTCGGCAAATTCGCTAGTAGAAATCGGGATAAACCGCAAATAGTTTCCCGCTTTAAGTAACATTGGCGGTGTTCGCCCCGCATCGAACAATTTTAACGGCGTGCGCCCGACAATGCGCCAACCACCGGGGGATGCTAGCGAGTAGATGCCTGTTTGCTCCCCGGCAATGCCGACGGAACCGGCCGGTACGTCTGTCCGCGGGTTAGCGAGGCGCGGCGTGGCGATGTCGCGGGACATGCCCCCTAAATAAGGAAAACCGGGCGTAAAGCCGATCATGTAAACAAAATAAAGCGTTCCTGCGTGTATGTCGATGACCGTTTGCTCATCCAAGCTATTATGCTGGGCGACGGCCGGGAGATCCGGCCCCATGTCGCCGCCGTAACACGTCGGAATGTCGATGATTAGCGCTGGTGGCTGTTCGGCGTGTGCTAATCGCTGACAAAGCTGATGCATTATATTGCACAGTTCGCTGTAAGTAAGCGTATACGGGTCATAATACAAGGAAAGTGACGTATAGGTGGACACCCATTCGACGACACCGCTAATTTTTTCTGTTTCCAATAGAGCGGACATGGCACGGATGATCGCGTTCGTTTCCTCTGAAATCGTATGTCCGAATTGCATGTGTAGACCGCAATCGCCTAACGGCTTAATTTGAAACATACTCGTTCACCACGCGTTTTTGCTAGTTACATCATGTGTAACGTAAAACAACTTGGGCGGGCTAGTCATTAAACGCCCGGATGGAAGGAGCAACAACATTTTGGTATAATCAAACAAATGGGACCAACACATGGACGCAGCGCATCCCGCAAGCAGTTGGTTTGCTCTTATTATCGTATGCAGTTCCGGTGGAGAATTAGTATAACGCACGACACGCGACGAGATCACATGTGTTCCCGATGTGGTCGGCCACATAAGCGTACGCATCCACCGACCGACGCTTTCATTTAAGGGGGCGATGCCGCACGTAGAGTCCCGCACTTTTCTGCAATGGGACCTGTTTTTTTAAGGGGTTGGTTCAGTGAAAGGTACAAAAGTTTTTTTTATCGTGGTAGCCACAATCATTTTGATGAAATTACCTGTCGTCGGACCGTTTCTGCGCGTGTTTGACACGATGATTCACGAAACGGGTCACGCGTTAACTGTGCTAATGACGAACGGGACCGTCTACCGCATTGAGCTGTTTTCCAATACGGAAGGCGTGACGGTGGCGAGTGCGTTCTCGTTTTGGGGGCGATTGTGGACAGGGCTCGCCGGATATGTGTTTTCTTCCGTCGCAGCAGTTGTTTTTGCCTTTTTATGGCGGATGAAAAAGTATAAAACATTCCTTAGCATATTACTCATTTTTGCCACTGCTAACCTCGTCTTATGGGTACGCAACTTTTATGGCATTGTGTGGTTGGTCGTTTTTATCGCGCTTTTAGTCGTGCTGCTAAGGCAAAAAGAAACAGACAACTTTGCGACGATTACGTTAGCCTTGCTGACGTTGCAACTCACTAGTTCGGTACTGTCTGCGTTTGACATTTTTTATCTCAGTTTATTTCGCGCCCATGCGGCGGGCGATGCGACGATATTAAAACAATTGACCGGGATCCCGACGTTTTTGTGGGGCGTCCTCTTTTTGGTGCAAGCGGTGGTGCTCGGTTATTTAGCAATTAAACTGATCGTTCCAAGATCGCAACCGCGTCCACAGACGGCTGAACCAGCGGATCCGTTTTATACGGAGTAATGCCCGTCACTTGCGCGAGAATTTTATCGGCAGTTCCGCGGGCACTTTACCGGTGGTTCCCATAAGTAACTAGACTGTACGATGCGGAGTAGTCGCAGATGGCATTGGAAGGCATGACAACATCTAGTCTAAAAAACCATCTTTACTATTGATGAAGCATTTAAACGCTTTAAGCGGTTTTAAAGAAGGGCTTCTCGTAAATACAACTGAACAAGGAGGGAGCCGTTACTGGAAAACACGCAACCGCTTGTAAGTTTTTCGTAACGGATGAGGATGGCATTTGAAATAAAACGGTACCCAGAATGGTCGTTTTCCCAGTCGCGGGAGCAAATGTTTCAGGAATGTTTGCGGAAGTACTACTATCATTACTATGCCTCGCACAACGGTTGGTTAGTAGAATTAGCTACCCCACTACAAATGAAGGCCTACCGCCTGAAGCAAATGACGAATCTTTACTTACTTTTTGGTACTGCTGTCCACCGTGCCTGTGAACACGTGATCGATCAATGGGTCACTCACAACGTATTGCCAACACTTACCACCTTGCATGACGGTGTTAGATTGATGTTGAACCGCGCATATGTCCAATCGTTGGATCAGCAGCTGTGGAAAAAGCAGCCGAAGCGACAGAACATGCTCGTGGAAATGTATTATGACGGGGGCATCCGTCAGGAAAAAATCGACCGCATCAAAGAGCGGCAGCACAGCTGTCTCGAAAACTTGTTGGCGAGTCGGACACTCTCCGAACTGACTAAATCTAACGAGATGAAAGTCGTTGAACGAGAAAAAATGAATACGATGCTTGTGGACGAGACGAAAGTATATGTGAAAATAGACTTGCTGTATCGACGAGATTGGGAGAATGTCGTCATCGTCGATTGGAAGACGGGAAGGGTAAACGGAAGCGACGACGAGCAGCTTTTTTTATACGCTCTTTACGTGCATGAGAATTATAGTGTTCCTTTTGAAAATATGGAATTACGAACGGAATACTTGCTAAGTGGCAAAAGTCGCTCGATCGACGTTACCGCACAGCAAATCGAAGAAGTGAAAGATCACATCAAACAGAGCGTGGCAGAAATGAAGGGATTATTAGCCGATGAGTATTGGAATCGGCCGAAAGAGATGTCACAGTTCACCCCACAACCGTCCCAGCGCACGTGCCGTTACTGTAACTTCCGGGAAATCTGTGATGACGCTATTTAGGATGAGATGAGAAAACTTTGAGAATATGAATTTCCTCGAAATTAGTGTGTCGCCCGCCCGTGGCGTTAGCGGATGGGAATTTTGTGTTGGATATTGGAGTTAAAAATGTTATGGTAAGAGATGTGTCAAAAATACATAGTTAGAAAGGTTCGAAAGGGCGGAAATCGATGGGGAAACGATTTTTATTCGGGCTAATCGCGTTGGCGCTGCTACTGTTTGTAGGTTGTAGCAAAAATGACGCGGCCCCGAAGGATGTAGACAAGGAAAAAGAAGTGACGGAAAAGGAGAAATCGAAGGATAAGGAAAAAGAGGAAAAGGCAAAAAAGGAAGATTCAGCGGGTAATCGCGACGGTGACAGTGACGAAGATGCTGACGACGCTAGCGAGGGAGACGACGCGGACGAGGAGGAAGACGACAAGTCCGCTGAAAATAAACCCAATACGGAAACACCTGAGTGGAAAGATATTTCGTCCGTTGACGAGTTGTTAAGTGACGGAGAATTTGACGTGAAAGTCATGGAGATTGGCGTGTCGCCAGACGTCGCAAAGGAAATGGACAAAATCACGAAGAAATTCGAAGCGAGTGTTGCCAAGGATCCGCAATGGTTCAACGATTATATGAAAAAGCATCACCCGAACCCGCTGCCCTACCACAAAAACTTTGGTATAACGAAAGAAGAGTACGAGCAAATTTTGAAGTTAGACGAACTGTCGACTCTTAACCAAACGGGTAAGGGTAAGATTACGGTGAAAAAGTCGGCGAATCAAATCGTCATTAAAGGTACGGATACAGGCCTAATCGACAATATCGCGATTGATCTAAAGAAAGACACAGTGAAGACGGATCTTGGAGAGCTCGAGCGCGGTAAGGATTTGAAAGCCTCCCCCGATCAAAAAATTACGGGTCCTTGGAACGCTTTCTATTGGAAGCTGGAAGATGCAAATATTGACATGAGCAAGATGGACCTTAGTAACATCGACGAAAACACAGAAGTGAAGTCGGTGAAGCTCAACATTGGCCAGTTGGAAGAAACGAAAGAGACGATCATCTTGTTGCAATATAAGGAACTAAAAGACGGCGGGCAAGCCTCTAAAGATGAAATGATCATCTTTTAACAACATATTACACAGCCCAAACAGTTAACGACAAACTGTGAGCGGCCCCTCGTTCTCACATGCGTACACTGAATAAAGGTACGAAAAAATGGGAGCGAGGGGTCGCTTTTTTTTTGATCGGCCACGGTAACCATTTTGGGGACATCTGTTGTTGCGGCAGGAAACACATAAGACGCGCGCTGGCGCGACAGTTACCGTAAAGTGGGGGAAAACGGTACTCGGTAAGGCGAATACGGACAAAAAAGAGAACTTCACGGTGAAAATAAAGGCGCAAAAGGCGGGCGCAATCTTGGCAGTGACTGCAAAGGCTGCTGAGACGAAACTGGTGAAAAGCCAAACGAGCAAGACGGCGATAGTGAAAATAAAATTAAAAGTAAAAGTGAAAGCTATCAGATCATGTCACAAAACGTGAAGTATCATAAAAACAGTTTTCATACATGGAACCTTTCTTTCCCGCGGGACGTCTTATTTAGGAGAAACAATATGGGAAGAATAGTATAAGACGTTTCGCGGACCATTTTTCTGTGGATCTGTTATCGTCCGATCGAAGACTGTTACCTTTTGATAACCTATTTTTGTTAAAAAGAAGTACTTTTTGTGAACTTACAATTTCGCAGGCGAATGATTTTGTCGAACTGGACGTCATTTGAATCTTACGCCACAAAAAAAACGTTATAATATGTGATATGACATTAAGTGACAAATAAGAAGCAACAACAACGGGAGCGAAAACGATGAAAAAGATTAGTTTTATATTATTATCTGGCGGTATTGGCACGCGGATGAAGATGAACGTTCCGAAGCAATTTTTATTACTCGGGGGAAAACCGACGATCGTGCACGTCTTGGAAAAGCTAGAAACGATAGAACAAATAAGTGAGATTATAATTCCTTCACCGGAAAACCACCTGTTTGAAACGAAGCGAATTATTAAGAGTTACCAGTTTACCAAACCGATTAAAGTGATTGAAGGGGGTGGCACGCGGCAAGAATCGACGTATTTTGCATTAAAACACGTGACAAATGACACGGTCGTCGTTCATGAAGCTGTGAGACCTTTCGTTACGAAGGATGAGTTCATGAAACTGATCAACTGTCCAGACGAAAACGCAACCTACGGACTCGATATTCCGTTTACCGTGCTCGAAGGTAGTGCGTACATCGAGAAAAACTTGGAACGCGACAAGCTGATCAACATACAGTTACCGCAGAAATTTAATGCAAAGGCGTTCCTTGCCGCCCACGAACAGGCCCGCGCGGAGGGAGAACATTTTACCGAAGACGCAAGTCTATTTTTCAAATACAACGGCGGCAAAATTAAAGTTCTCGAAGGAACCGAGTACAATATTAAAATTACGAAGCCGCTCGATCGAAAAATTGCCGAAATTATCTACAGCGACTTTGTGTTGGGGAGGAGCAAATTATCATGAAAACGTGTATTGTAACAGGTGCGAGCCGCGGGATCGGACGAGCCATCGCCATAACCTTAAGTCAGCGGGACGACATCGCCAACATTGTGTTACTGGCGCGTAGTCAGAAAGGGTTGGACGAGACGGTCAAACTGATGAACCCGAACAAGAACATTTACGCCGATAGCATCGATCTAACAAACTATGATCACGTCGAAAAAAAAGTAGCGGCAATCGGGAAAGAGTTCGGGACGATCGATTTACTGCTGAACGTCCAAGGGTATGCGGAACCGAAGTCTTTGCTGGAAACGACGGTCGATAACTGGGAGACGACGTACAAAGTTAACGTCCACTCCGTGTTTCTACTCACGCGAGAAGTCGTGAAATACATGAAAAAGACCGGCGGAAAGATTTTAAATGTCGCTTCGACGGCGGGTTCTAGTTCGCGCCCCGGTTGGCTCGCTTATGCTTCTTCTAAAGCGGCGATCATTAGTATGTCACAAACGTTGTCAGACGAGTTAATGGAGTACGGGATCAAAGTGTACTGTGTGTCTCCGGGAAGATGTGCGACAGAATTGCGCAGAACGCTCGCGCCTGACGAAGATCAATCGAAAATTATGCAGCCCGAGCACGTCGCCGAAGTCGTGAACAGCTTAATTTCCGAGTACGGCATGTGCTTAGACGGGCAAAACGTCGTCATTCGACAGCAGCCTCTCTTACAGACCGTCCATGCCACGGACGTTTCCGAAGTAGAAGAGTCCGGGCTAAAAACAAAAGAATCGGTTGTCGGTTAAGCGAGCGAAATGAATCGCGAGGGATTAATCCTACGTGAACGGGGGGATTGATCCCCTTCTTTGTAAAAAAATAAAAAAACTGTCCATGAAACATCCCGCTTCATCGTGTGGTGCGGGTGTTTTTACTATTAGCCGGACTGTTAGTCCCGATGACCGTCTCCTGTTCTGCCGTCCTCGCATTGCGAAACGCGGGAAGATACTATAAGATAAATCCGTCAGCGAAGATGTTCCCCGTATCGTGAGAAGTGGGGGT is a window from the Numidum massiliense genome containing:
- a CDS encoding pseudouridine-5'-phosphate glycosidase gives rise to the protein MEFLKVSPEVQRALDEGQPVVALESTIISHGFPYPENVKMAKEVEGVIRENGAVPATIAILDGKICVGLSEDEINVLATSPDAFKASYRDLPRVLAGKMIGATTVATTAYAAHLAGIRFFATGGLGGVHRGVNETFDISADLPTLTKTKVCVVSAGVKSILDVPKTVEYLETLGVPVYGYETDRYPAFYTRDAGIPVEKIAKDELVQLLKTQDQLDLDYAVSLAVPIPEEDALDPDFIEKTIADAIREAEQKGISGKAATPFLLATIKEKSGGKSVDANIALVKNNAKVAAQLAVSYHQS
- a CDS encoding carbohydrate kinase family protein, whose translation is MITVVGDLVVDFLVSKGATNFATDTDGRIQLRPGGQANNVARFVASEGAPCRLIGKVGSDPLGTYLIDEASKHGVDCEVAKDAEVETGKIVILVDEQTGERSMITDRGANTRLTPDDLVGIENSDILYMSGYAFFEDKPREAMRAAKEVAREAGIPVALDPSSTYFLQRHKEAFLQFLDGVTFLFPSYEEGVLLTGEKEPQKIVAALRKFVPMPVLTCGEEGCWFYRDGSYVALPPPKVSAVDTTGAGDSFAGSFLATYWRTRDVTQAAKRAVEVAAQTVTYVGAFKD
- a CDS encoding GntR family transcriptional regulator; its protein translation is MSKPTLKEKAYIELRNLILKGSLEPGEFLTERSLVERLNMSRTPIRSALERLEAEGFVKQSPKQGIVVEELSIKKAVDIYDLRMALESYVGKKLAVSQLPEKGIYLLRQNLAEQKKYMETGDYTGFVAKDYEFHLTLVRLYDNKEIINIIEQIQDRLYQIAIKVLRKDAERIVVSYEDHQRIVENILNGEGEKAATEIVNHLDFGKRILIQ
- a CDS encoding 5-oxoprolinase subunit C family protein — its product is MAHHINAPLTGSMNRNERERAVHTRNCQATYSHKHRSVHIHNCQAAHSGKRRHRGQTTRPAHTSPAPLLEVLKPGLLTTVQDVGRYGYQPYGVAVSGAIDPFALQVGNILVGNHRQEAALEIALLGPHFRLLRDCTLAVCGANLSPALDGVPLPLWQSFRAKAGQVLSFGQAKSGVYAYVTVRGGIDVPVVMGSKATYVKGQFGGWKGRKLQTGDVLFGGVAVNEPGVGHTDDTNHALDGGRRGRRSVKEKTPSRSSRSLHPSYIPDYNADRAIRVVLGPDDDHFTTDSIQTFLTQLYTVSPHIDRMGYRLTGPRLIHRTGADIISDAVALGTIQVPANGEPIVLMADRQTTGGYARIATVVSVDLPLLAQRPPGRSVTFRAVSVEEAQVLYVEREKLLRMLGVGATVV
- a CDS encoding LamB/YcsF family protein codes for the protein MAYSVDLNSDVGESFGAYKIGRDEKVLPFVTSANIACGYHAGDHNVMRRTVALAIAQGVGLGAHPGLPDLIGFGRRPMQIAAGDVYNSVLYQVGALQAFATVQQTPLHHVKPHGALYHTAATDTEIAAAIAQAVYDFNRELILFALSGSALAKAGTDVGLTVAEEVFADRTYLPDGTLTPRTHPHALIRDADTALQQVVRIVKEGTVHAVDGTIIPIQADTVCVHGDHPSAVQFVKKLRHALAAHDIAVKRVGR
- the pxpB gene encoding 5-oxoprolinase subunit PxpB gives rise to the protein MFQIKPLGDCGLHMQFGHTISEETNAIIRAMSALLETEKISGVVEWVSTYTSLSLYYDPYTLTYSELCNIMHQLCQRLAHAEQPPALIIDIPTCYGGDMGPDLPAVAQHNSLDEQTVIDIHAGTLYFVYMIGFTPGFPYLGGMSRDIATPRLANPRTDVPAGSVGIAGEQTGIYSLASPGGWRIVGRTPLKLFDAGRTPPMLLKAGNYLRFIPISTSEFADIAHAVSEGSYRPRIEAWHHSRGG
- a CDS encoding M50 family metallopeptidase; this translates as MKGTKVFFIVVATIILMKLPVVGPFLRVFDTMIHETGHALTVLMTNGTVYRIELFSNTEGVTVASAFSFWGRLWTGLAGYVFSSVAAVVFAFLWRMKKYKTFLSILLIFATANLVLWVRNFYGIVWLVVFIALLVVLLRQKETDNFATITLALLTLQLTSSVLSAFDIFYLSLFRAHAAGDATILKQLTGIPTFLWGVLFLVQAVVLGYLAIKLIVPRSQPRPQTAEPADPFYTE
- a CDS encoding RecB family exonuclease; translated protein: MAFEIKRYPEWSFSQSREQMFQECLRKYYYHYYASHNGWLVELATPLQMKAYRLKQMTNLYLLFGTAVHRACEHVIDQWVTHNVLPTLTTLHDGVRLMLNRAYVQSLDQQLWKKQPKRQNMLVEMYYDGGIRQEKIDRIKERQHSCLENLLASRTLSELTKSNEMKVVEREKMNTMLVDETKVYVKIDLLYRRDWENVVIVDWKTGRVNGSDDEQLFLYALYVHENYSVPFENMELRTEYLLSGKSRSIDVTAQQIEEVKDHIKQSVAEMKGLLADEYWNRPKEMSQFTPQPSQRTCRYCNFREICDDAI
- a CDS encoding Ig-like domain-containing protein, encoding MRQETHKTRAGATVTVKWGKTVLGKANTDKKENFTVKIKAQKAGAILAVTAKAAETKLVKSQTSKTAIVKIKLKVKVKAIRSCHKT